The Leclercia adecarboxylata region GCCCTGTCATGAAGCTGCGTTACGTTCTGCTGGCGCTGGTGGTCGCCATCTCTGTCACCGGTGCAATCGCCTGGCGTTCTGGCTGGAGCGCGCACGCTGATCATATCAACGCGCTGGCGGCGAAGAAGAAGGAAAAAGCCGAGAAGATTATTCAGCCGGTTGAAGAGAAAGCCGCCGCAGCCACCGCCGAGTCCAAAGTGATTTACCGAACCATTACCCGCAACGTGGTGAAATATGTTCAGTCTCCGGATCGTACTATGTGCCAGTTTGACGATGCTGCTGTGCAGCTGCGCCAGCGTGCCATCGACGCTGCCAACTCTATCAGCGGATTTGATGCAGGAGCCGTGCAGAGGAAGTAACGCTGGCACCAATAGCGATGACGATCTGCAGGCTGATATCGAAACTGCGGAATGCCTGCGCCAGCTGCGTTTAGATAAGTACCGCTGGCAGGCCTGGTATAACGCTGTAAAGTAAATGCCGAGCGAAGCTAAATTGCTGGTGGGCTTACTTGCTCTGAAAAATACCCCTTCCGAAATGAAATCCTGCAGTTCGGAAGGGAGACCAAGAGAGATCATCTTTACAAGGAGGATATGAATATAGCGCATGACTTATCAAAAATCTGAAGTATTAAAATAATAACGTAAATGACATTTTTTTCTGATTAGGCTAATACCTGCTTAATATTTATTAGCCCGACTCAGCAAAAAGTTTTATACAACTCACATTAAAAATTTTGGCATCAACTACATTCAAATTGCACGAGTGATTCGACATCTTTGCCATTTAAGCCAATCCCCCTAAGCGGTGGGGCAACCAGTAAAAGCTGGACGTATGCGAATTTGCTTACTGGAGTAAGTTCACCGGGAGGCACCCGGGGTTTGAGGGAAAGACTGAAGGAACAGGCATAACGTCGAACTTTGTGCAAAAGCTATCTACATTGCTGTATGACCCTGACCAGTTCTGTCCGAGCTGGTCTTTTTTTGGCAAAAAAAAAGCCCCCTGGAGAGAGGGCAAGACATGCTATGGACGGATGTTTCTGAGTGTACTCATGCGGGTCATGAGACAGTTCCATGGGATTCCCTGGTGCAGGTAGGAGCCTTGCAGGGAGTTATAAATATGGTCCGTGGTTCTGATTCAACAAGCGGAAGCGGTAACACCAGGATGATTCTTAATACATAAAAGTAAACGTCCTGATATAGGGTCATATGCTTCGTTAAAGTCTTAACCCTGAGGCCCGGACACCGTCTCCTCTGAACTTTAAGCATAGAAAATTCTTAGCCTCAAAATCGAGAGGCTTTTTAATCACCGAGGAATAAGCATGACAGTAGTTCTTACAGCAAAACAGATTGAGGACCTGGCAGCCTTCGCTAAAGAGGACGGCCAGGCACAATACACCATCACCACTGTGACAATCCCTGAGTTCGAAGCGGATGATGGTGAGGTTACCCCTGAGTATACCGGACTGATTGCTTACTCCGATTCACTTGAACATGGTGTGCTGCAACTCGACGACTAAGTAACCATTACAAAGCTCATCTGCTGGTGGGCTTGATAATGTTAATGAGAGTTTAACAAGGAAAAAAACCGGAAGATGAGACATCATCACCCCCGGCAACCTGACACATATTGTTGTATTTATTTCCCGAAGAAATCATGGCTTATTAAGTACATATGGGCAAGATTACAAAACATTAAATTAACTTAAGTGAAACATTTCATATTTATTTAATCGTGATTATCAACCCGAAATTGCGCGTGTGAGCATCTTCGTATGGGGATATGAAAATGAGACTGCCACCATAAGCGAGGAGGGTAATGCTGAAGTCTTTAAAAAAAGAAGCCTTCACCTGTAGGGCCACTGGAGTCTCAGTATCAATGCTCTTTTTATTGATGTTTCCCCGATGTTTCTCCGGAGTTGGCATTCTGCGCATTAGAGTCCTTTACAGCCTTGCACTGGGGCGAGTAACAACAAGCGTAAGCGTGAGATATTAAGAATTTCCTCAGGCATCATCATCATGACCAGACCCATCATCATGGCAATAACGGATAAATCGCAGATAAGCCTTTAGGGCATAAGCTGTGTTTATCGGTAGGCATGCACTCTTACCGGGCGATAATGCTTTACTAAATAGTTTTAAGATTTATCCTAATTGCTCTTTTTGAATGGAGTTAGGTCAATGAAATTCCTGTGGGCAATTTGTGTTGTATTCGGGGTAATTGGTTTTATAGAGGGTATCGTCAGCGTGTTTGGCGCTGTTAGCGCGCCTCAGCAGGCGGCTGGGGCAGCAATGGGCGTTGCATGGGCAGTAATTCCATACTGCATCTGCCGTGCTATCCAGCAGATGAGACCGCAGGAAGTTGTAATCAAAAAAGACGAATAGACTCAGACATTCCATAAAATATAGCCCCGCTTATACGGGGCTTTTTTATGTGCCTCATACGCGCTTCAGAGAGAGACTTTCAGTAGTGAGCATATTTATATTGTAAATGATAATCAATATCATTAGTGGGTCCTTTCCGGCATATCGGCCTGTTACGGGGCGGCGACCTCGCAGATTCTCGCTATTTATGAAAATTTTCGAGAATTTGCCGTTTCCGTTCTTCTTCTGACTATCTTACTGTTTTTACTGAAAACACCCCTTCAAAAGAAAGGAAATGATGAAGCCCAAGAAATGGTGATTTGGCATTTATCATTTCCTTTCTCTGTTTTATGCCAGGAGTGAGCAATGGAGGTTAATAAAAAACTCTTATCCGAGATTTTCGGCGTCAGCGTACGCACGATTCAGAACTGGCAGGATCAGGGGATGCCGGTAGCGCGTGGAGGCGGGAAGGGGAATGAGGTGCTGTATGAATCCGCCGCCATTATCGAATGGTATTCAGCGCGGGACGCTGCGATAGAAAATGAAAAATTACGGAAGGAGGTTGAAGACCTGCGGATTGCTTCAGAGTCAGACCTTCAGCCAGGCACGATTGAATATGAGCGGCACCGTCTCACCCGAGCCCAGGCTGACGCTCAGGAACTTAAAAATGCAAAAGAGTCCGCTGAGGTGGTGGAGACCGCATTCTGCACGTTCGTGCTGTCGCGGATAGCCGGAGAAATTGCCAGTATTCTCGATGGAGTACCTCTGTCGGTTCAGCGGCGCTTCCCGGAGCTGGAAAACCGACATATTGATTTCCTTAAGAAGGACGTCATTAAGGCCATGAACAAAGCAGCTGCGCTGGATGAAATGATACCGGGGTTGCTGAGTGAATATATCGAACAGTCAGGTTAAGGGGCTGCAGCACTCTGCGAACGCTGGGCTCCGTTCATTGTACCGTCCGGAGCCGCAGACAGCTGTTGAGTGGGCAGACGATAACTACTATCTTCCGAAAGAGTCTGCATACCAGGAGGGGCGCTGGGAGACGCTGCCATTCCAGCGTGCAATCATGAATGCCATGGGCAACGACTATGTTCGTGAAGTGAATGTCGTGAAATCTGCCCGAGTTGGCTATTCAAAAATGCTGCTCGGAGTTTACGCATATTTCATCCAGCATAAGCAGCGAAACTCCCTTATCTGGTTGCCGACTGACGGCGATGCCGAAAACTTTATGAAGTCGCATGTCGAGCCGACAATTCGTGATATTCCCTCGCTCCTGTCCCTTGCTCCCTGGTATGGCAAGAAACACCGTGATAACACACTCAGCATGAAGCGATTTTCCAATGGGCGTGGATTCTGGTGTCTAGGGGGGAAGGCCGCAAAAAACTATCGTGAGAAATCCGTCGATGTGGCGGGCTATGACGAGCTAGCCGCCTTTGATGAAGACATTGAGAAAGAAGGTTCTCCAACTTTTCTGGGCGATAAGCGAATTGAAGGCTCGGTCTGGCCCAAGTCCATCCGTGGATCCACGCCAAAAGTCAGGGGTACCTGCCAGATTGAGCGTGCCGCGAAAGAATCGCAGCACTTTTTGCGGTTCCACGTTCCTTGCCCGCATTGTGGTGAGGAGCAGTACCTTAAATTCGGCGATAAAGAGACACCGTTCGGGTTTAAATGGACGCCAGGTGAACCTGCCAGTGTGTTTTACCTTTGCGAGCATAATGCCTGCGTGATTAAGCAGCAGGAGCTTGATTTTTCGGAGGCCCGTTACATTTGCGAAGAGACGGGGATCTGGACGCGGGACGGTCTGTGCTGGTTTTCATCATCCGGTACCGAAATTGATCCGCCTGACAGCGTCACCTTTCATATCTGGACCGCTTATAGTCCCTTCACAACTTGGGTGCAAATCGTCAAAGACTGGGTCAAGACAAAAGGGGATACCGGCAAGCGTAAGACTTTCGTTAATACCACGCTTGGTGAGACATGGGAGCCGAAAATTGGTGACCGTCCTGATTCGGACGTTATGGCCGAACGTAAGGAGCACTTTGGCGCCGCGGTTCCGGAACGGGTGGCCTACCTCACAGCCGGTATAGACTCTCAGCTTGATCGTTATGAAATGCGGGTCTGGGGCTGGGGGCCGGGCGAAGAAAGCTGGCTTATCGACAGGCAGATCATCATGGGCCGTCATGACGATGAAGCCACTCTGCTCAGGGTCGATGAGGTCATCAACCGGATCTATACCCGGCAAAACGGGGTGGAAATGACGATTTCACGCATCTGCTGGGATATCGGGGGTATCGACCCGACCATCGTCTATAACCGTTCGAAAAAGCACGGGCTGTTCCGCCTGATACCCATTAAAGGGGCGTCTGTTTACGGTAAACCCGTTGCCAGCATGCCGCGCAAACGCAACAAAAACGGTGTTTATCTCACGGAAGTGGGGACCGACACTGCAAAAGAGCAAATCTATAACCGTTTCACCCTGGTGCCTAAGGCCGACGAACCTCTCGCTGGCGCGGTGCATTTCCCGAATGATCCTGAAATCTATGATTTAGCTGAAGCTCAACAGCTGACAGCTGAGGAGCAGGTCGAAAAGTGGGTAGACGGTAAAAAAAAGATCGTCTGGGACAGCAAAAAGCGACGAAATGAGGCGCTCGACTGTTTTGTCTACGCACTTGCGGCCCTACGGATCAGCATCTCGCGATGGCAGCTTAATCTCGATTCTCTTCTGGCAAGTCTGCTGGAGGAAGACAGCGGGCGTAAAAATAACAAAACCCTGGCGGATTACGCCCGGGCATTATCCGGAGAAGAATAATGGCGACACAGGCTGACCTGGAGACAGCACGCGCTGCATTACATGACCTCATGATGGGTAAGCGGGTTGCGACGGTACAGAAAGACGGCCGCAAAGTGGAATTTACCGCTACTTCTGTCTCTGACCTCAAAAAATACATAGCTGACCTTGAATCTCAGGTTGGTTCCACTTCACGACGCCGGGGGCCGGCAGGGTTTTACGTATGAGATTACCAGCTTTAGTAGGGCCGGACGGTAAAACATCCCTGCGGGACTATGCCGGTTATCACGGCGGTGGCGGGGGCTTTGGGGGCCAGTTACGGGCCTGGAATCCACCGAGTGAAAGCGCAGATGCCGCACTTCTTCCCAATTTTTCGCGCGGTAATGCCAGGGCTGATGATCTGGTCAGGAATAATGGCTATGCAGCTAATGCCGTACAGCTTCACCAGGATCACATCGTTGGGTCATTTTTCCGCTTAAGCCATCGCCCAAGCTGGCGTTTCCTCGGTATTGGTGAGGAGGAGGCGCGGGCGTTTTCACGGGAAGTCGAGGCAGCATGGAAAGAATTTGCTGAAGACGACTGCTGCTGCATTGATGCTGAACGCAAACGCACGTTTACCATGATGATCCGTGAAGGCGTTGCAATGCATGCTTTCAACGGTGAATTATGTGCTCAGGCAACCTGGGACAGCAGTGCCACGCGCCTTTTCCGCACGCAATTCAAGATGGTTAGCCCGAAGCGTGTCAGTAACCCGAATAATATGGGGGACAGCCGAAACTGCCGTGCCGGTGTGAGCATAAACGATGCTGGCGCAGCGCAGGGCTACTACGTCAGCGAGGACAATTATCCTGGCTGGATGGCGCAGAAATGGACGTATATTCCTCGCGAACTGCCCGGGGGCAGACCATCGTTTATCCATGTGTTCGAGCCGCTTGAAGATGGTCAAACCCGCGGTGCTAACTTGTTTTACAGCGTGATGGAGCAGATGAAAATGCTCGACACCCTGCAAAATACGCAGCTGCAGAGCGCGATCGTGAAAGCAATGTATGCAGCCACCATTGAAAGCGAACTGGATACGCAGACGGCAATGGACTTTATTCTCGGCTCTGACAGTAAAGACCAGCAAAGCAAAATGACAGGCTGGCTGGGTGAGATGGCATCGTATTACACCGCGGCGCCGGTTCGACTCGGTGGTGCCAAAGTCCCGCACCTGATGCCTGGTGATTCACTAAATCTGCAGTCAGCGCAGGATACGGATAACGGTTATTCAACCTTTGAACAGTCACTACTGCGCTATATCGCCGCCGGACTGGGGGTGTCATACGAGCAGCTCTCGCGTAACTATTCCCAGATGAGTTACTCCACCGCGCGGGCCAGCGCCAACGAGTCCTGGGCCTATTTCATGGGACGCCGCAAGTTTGTCGCATCACGCCAGGCCAGCCAGATGTTTCTTTGCTGGCTGGAGGAGGCAGTCGTTCGTCGGGTCGTCACTCTGCCTTCTAAAGCTCGCTTCAGTTTCCAGGAGGCGAGAAGTGCCTGGGGTAACTGCGACTGGATTGGATCAGGGCGAATGGCAATTGACGGACTGAAAGAAGTGCAGGAAGCCGCCATGCTGATTGAGGCGGGGCTCAGTACCTATGAGAAGGAGTGCGCCAAGCGAGGTGAAGACTACCAGGAGATATTTGCCCAGCAGGTGAGAGAAACAATGGAGCGCCGGGCTGCGGGTCTTACCCCTCCGGCATGGGCGGCATCCGCCTTTAAATCTGGTCTGAAGAAATCACATGAGGAGGAGAAAGATGACGCCAGAGCTGCGTAATCTCCCGCATATTGCCAGCATGGCCTTTAATGAGCCACTGATGCTTGAACCCGCCTATGCGCGGGTTTTCTTTTGCGCGCTGGCAGGTCAGCTGGGCATCACCCGTCTGACGGACACGGTGTCGGGCGCAACGCTTGGTGCTGAGCAGATTGCCGAACCGCTGGCGCTCTTTGGCGATGATGAGGAAGTGGGACCCCGGACAGCGCGCAGTTACCAGATAACGAACGGCATCGCGGTGCTGCCCGTTTCCGGCACGCTGGTCAGTAAAACCCGGTCGCTGCAGCCTTACTCCGGCATGACGGGATATAACGCCATTATTGCCCGCCTGCAGCAGGCCATGAGTGATCCCGGGGTCGACGGCATTCTCCTTGATATGGATACGCCTGGCGGGATGGTGGCTGGCGCATTCGACTGTGCCGACATTATTGCGCGTATGCGCGATATCAAACCCATCTGGGCGCTGGCAAACGATATGAACTGCAGTGCCGGGCAACTTATCGCAAGCGCCGCTTCCCGCCGGCTGGTCACCCAGACCGCGCGTACGGGCTCTATCGGCGTGATGATGGCGCATAGCAACTACGGTGCCGCCCTGAAAACGCAGGGCGTCGAGGTCACCCTGATTTACAGCGGGGATCACAAGGTTGATGGCAACCCCTACGAAAAACTACCGAAAGACGTTCGCGATGATTTTCAGACGCGAATCGACGCTACGCGCCGGATGTTTGCCGAAAAGGTTGCTTCTTATACGGGCATGTCCGTGCAGTCCGTGCTGGATACCGAGGCGGCTGTATTTTCCGGTCAGGAATCGGTGGATGCCGGTCTGGCTGAAGAGCTGGTTAATAACACTGACGCGCTGAACGTGATGCGCGAGTCACTTAACAAACGAAAAACGATCACCCCTGGAGGGAATATGGAAAAAGTAACCACCGCATCAGCCGCAGCTGCGAATGCAATTCAAGCCACCGCGCCAGCAGAACCGACTAATACTGTCGAATCCGTTGCTGCAGTTGTTGCTTCCCCGGCAGAGGTCAGTGCCCGGGTTGCCGCAGCGGTGAGTGCCGAAAATGGCCGAATTATGGGGATCCTGAACTGTGACGAGGCAAAGGGGCGCGAATCACAGGCGCGCGCACTGGCCGAAACCCCTGGCATGACGGTTGAGAGTGCGCAGCGCATTCTTGCCGCGGCACCGCAAAGCGCACAGGCGCGTTCCGATACGGCACTGGATCGCCTGATGGAAACAGCACCTGGTGCGCTATCGACAGGTAATGCATCTGCTGGAGCAGGTGACGATTTGTTAAATACCCCCGTTTAAGAGGCTCTTATGGCAACGACTGAAGTTTTTACCCATCTACAGCCGCTCGGCAACAGTGACCCGGCACATACTGCGTATGCACCCGGTGAACTGACTGCCTCCACGCCGGCCATGACACCACTCATGCTGGATGCCGATACGGGCAAGTTAACGGTCTGGGACGGCACTCACGCTGGCGCGGCATGCGGTATTCTGGCCGTAGCTGCAGACCAGAGCAGCGTGGAGCTGGCATTTTATAAATCCGGCTCATTCCGCATTGAAGATGTTCTCTGGCCTTCAACTGTGACCGATGAGCATATCAAGCGTAATGCGTTTACCGGCACGGCCGTCAGCATCATCTAAGCCCTTTATTAACACTCACTTTCATCCATAAAAGCCGCCTGTGCGGCTTTTTTTACGGGAAAAACCTATGTCGATTTATACCACTGCCCAGTTGCTGGCGGTCAATGAGAAGAAATTTAAGTTCGATCCGCTTTTCCTTCGCATTTTCTTCCGCGAAAGCTATCCCTTCAGCACTGAGAAGGTGTACCTGTCGCAAATCCCGGGCCTGGTTAACATGGCGCTCTATGTCTCGCCTGTTATTTCCGGCAAGGTCATCCGCTCCCGCGGCGGTACAACTTCAGAATTTACGCCTGGCTATGTCAAGCCGAAGCACTTAGCATGGCTTTCTGAGGCTTTCACGTAGTTGCTGTCCTTTGCATTTAATCTACTGATTATTAAGAATAAACCTTTCCTCCTCTTTCACTGGATTTTCCTCGTTATCTGTGCGTTGCAATCACCTCTGTATTGCAGCTTGTATTGCTTTTTGGGGGCTAAAAATGGCAGGCGAGAACAAACTGAGCGACAAAGCGCTCAAGGGGTATCTGGGTAAACCCAGAGAAAAACAGGTCACAGTTGCTGATGGGAAAGGGCTCTCTGTTCGGGTGAGTACGAAGGGGGCCGTTAGCTTTGTTTTCTTCTACAGATTGGCTGGTGGGCTGACTGCTCCTGTCTGGTTAACTCTCGGTAAGTACCCGGACATGTCCCTGAAACAAGCCAGAGAAAAGCGTGATGAATGCCGTGCATGGCTGGCTGACAAGCGTGATCCGCGTATTCAGATTAAGATTCAGGCTGAGGAACGTTTAAAGCCAGTAACCGTGGAAGATGCGCTTAACTACTGGTACGAAAATTACTGCAAGGTTCGCCGCAAAACCCACGCAGTAACGCTGGGCCGTTTTCGAAAGCATATCTTCCCTTATATCGGCCACCTACCCGTAAACGATACCCATCTGTATGAATGGTTGGATTGCTTTGACCGTATTAAGCGTACTGCGCCAGTCATGGCTGCTTATGTATTCTCTGATACTAAACTGGCACTGCGCTTTTGCAGGGTACGCCAGTACGCCACCTGTGATGCCCTTAAGGACCTGCGTATGACAGATGTAGGGCAGGTTGCAGGAAAGAGGGATCGCGTATTGAGTGAGAACGAATTAGGCCAGCTATGGAAAGCGATTTTTGTCGAGCCTGACATAAAGCTGATGTCTGAATACACCAGGAAGATGTTTGTACTGTGCACTATTTTTGGATGCAGAATGAGTGAGGCCCGCTTATCAGAATGGAACGAATGGGATCGTGAATGCTGGATATGGACAGTACCGAAAGAACATTCAAAAACGGGTGTGGAAATTATCAGGCCAGTTCCTGAGGTTTTACGGCAATGGATCACAGACATTCACGAGGAAACAAAGCATACCGGCTATGTGTTAGGTAGTCTGCGTATCAGGGAAAGCGTGAGTAAAATCGGCGGGAAAATCGGTAAGCGTCTGGGCCATGAAAAACAATGGTCGCTGCACGATTTGCGGCGAACTCTTTCAACACACCTCACGGATCTGGGTACTGAGTTTCATGTTGTGGAACAGCTGCTGGGCCATGCGTTGCCCGGAGTGGCTGGTGTATATAACAGAAGTAAATTCATGCTTAAAAAGTTAGAGGCGTTAGAACTCTGGTCAACTTATCTCAACAGCATTTCCGATGCTGATTCAAACGTGACAATTCTCAAACAAAAGGTTGGTTAACATGAAAAAAATCGCTGTTGTTGATAAAAAGGGTCTGGAGTACATTCCTAACATCGACCGTATGATCCGTGAGAAAGAATGTCGAGAACTTACTACCTTGGCGAACAGCACGCGCTGGAAGCTGGAGAAGGAAGGAAAGTTTCCCAAACGGATCAAAATTGGAGCCACTGCTGTGGCGTATCGACTTTCAGAGATTCAGGCATGGATACGCGGCGAGTGGCAGATTCAAATATGAAATAATAAGGATGATGAGATGGTAACGAGGAAAAAAACAAACCCACATACCAATGGTGTTTGTGAATTACTCATATCTAGGGAGGATATGAACGACAAAATTCAGGAAAGAATACAGAAAGGATTGTCGCTTTATCAAAAAAATATTAATACTAATCGTGCGTTAGAAGAATTTAATGCAGAATATAGGAAGTGGAGTGATTTTAATTCTGAGCTTTTAAAGAGGTGTTTCACAAATGAAGATTTTGAAAACGAATATGAGGGTAGTGGTTTCTCTGGTGTTTTCTTATTAGATCCATCGTTAAGTGAGCAAATAAAAGATTCAAAAGATAGTTTGCAAAGTAAAATAAGAAAGCTGGAATCTATAATGGAACGCCTTGAGTTGATTCCTATATCTTCTTCAATTGTTGAGGAAAATGCAGTAACTCAATCAACTTCAAGTACAGCTGTGAAGACGAAAAGAGTTTTTATCGTTCACGGGCGTGATGACATCTCAAAAACTAATTTAGAAGTCTTTCTAAGAGAAATAGGTTTAGAACCTATTGTGCTTCACAGGCAAGCAGATGTTGGTCAGACAGTTATTGAAAAATTTGAGGCTAACAGTGATGTAGGATTTGCTTTTATTCTTCTTACACCTGACGAAATTGCTTATTTGAGTCCTGATGATAGTTTGCCAGATTCTGAACGTAAAAAAGAATTAAGAGCTCGGCCCAATGTGATGTTTGAATTCGGATATTTTGTTGGGAAATTAGGGCGTTCTAAAGTATGCTGCTTATATACGGGTGATGTGGTAATCCCCAGTGATTTAAATGGTCTCATTTATAAAAAATATTCATCAACGATAGAAGAAGTTGCATATAGCATTTTGAAGGATTTAAGAGCTACGGGTTACGCAGTATAGGAATGTTTTTTTCTTAAATCTATAACTTATTAAAGAGCCATTGTCGATATAATGGCTCTTTAAGACAGGTATGAATCAACGTAACATTAATTTTTAACTTCAAGTCCACGCTGTAGTAATTCTTTTCGAATAATCCTTTTAATCCAAGCTGCTAAAGATTCATCTCCGTCTTCCTGCTGAGCAATTTCCATTAATTGCCTGAGTTCTGGATCTAACCGAAATTGAAATGGAGGATTACCACGTCTTTCGTTTTTGTGTGTTGACACGTCAATTACACCCGTTGTAATGTGTTTATGTGTAATGACACATTACATACAAGTTTTGTAAAATGCAACGCCTCGAAGTGCGGGAACACGAACGAGGCGTCTAACCAAACCGTTAACTGGAGTAACGACTATGGCTGGAACACAGCATACCCAAACTCATCCCAAATTTACATGGCTATTCCTGGCCACCCCAGAACTACATCCTGAATGCTCACCAGTAGTCCTGAGATGTGATGCAGATTCGGAAGAGGATGCGCGAGCAACCTTTCCTGAGTGGCAACTTACTTTTGCTGCAAAAATCCGCACTGAAAGTCCTTACTCGTTTACTTGGACAGATGCAAACCGAGCAACTCTCTGGTCAATCATGGGAGGAGAAATCAGCCTTCCACTGGAGGCTCGATATGTCTAAGTCAAAACTGCTGTATATCGCGGATCTTAAAAACCTGGAAGAGCATGAAGAAGAATTGCGCGTTGCCTCGCTGAGTGCAGAACAAGCAAAAATCGTAGCCACAATGCTCGTCTGTTATCCCAATGCAATGGAAGACAATGAAATAACCGCAATCGGTCAGTTATTTGAGTCACTGGCCACGAATGTGGATAACTTCCTGAAAGCAGAACGCGAGCGTTTTGAAAATAGTTCGGAGGTTCGACCATGATTAGCAACGTCAAATTCAACGAACTGGAAAAACGCGTGGATCTACTGGTAGAAAAGATTTTGCACCTTGAGGCTCAGGTTAAGTCGCTCGCCGATAGCCAGGGGGGAGAAATACCTCCGGGTATGACACCAGTAGCTACGCTAGCTGCTGAATATGGTATCTCTACTAAAAAAGCCGAGGAGCTGGCGAAAAACACGGGTGTAATGCTGGTTAAGCTGAAATCAGGCGGATTCGTTGTACCTGATGAAAAGTTCAGGGAAGCTGCGCGACTGGTGCTGCGAAGTGCTAAGCGCAAATATGGCTCAGCGTACTGGTTCCATCCTCTGATCGGCAAGTTCCAGATGAGCGGAGGTATTCCACAATGACTGTTCAACTGACGGCAGTAGAAGTGGTTTCCGATGCGCTGTTTGCCTGCTCGTATCTTTGGTCACATGGTCGCCCTTATAGTCGTAGCGATCTGGATAAAGCCATCCACCAGCATAAAGACACGAGTACGCGCTACGGCAAGCTGGTGGCAAAACTCACCCAGCTTCACGGCATGACCTATGAAGAGTTGTGTGATGCTGGTTATTTGGGCAACGATGCCGGGCAGGTTAACGAGCTGCGCCG contains the following coding sequences:
- a CDS encoding terminase small subunit, which codes for MEVNKKLLSEIFGVSVRTIQNWQDQGMPVARGGGKGNEVLYESAAIIEWYSARDAAIENEKLRKEVEDLRIASESDLQPGTIEYERHRLTRAQADAQELKNAKESAEVVETAFCTFVLSRIAGEIASILDGVPLSVQRRFPELENRHIDFLKKDVIKAMNKAAALDEMIPGLLSEYIEQSG
- a CDS encoding phage terminase large subunit family protein translates to MNISNSQVKGLQHSANAGLRSLYRPEPQTAVEWADDNYYLPKESAYQEGRWETLPFQRAIMNAMGNDYVREVNVVKSARVGYSKMLLGVYAYFIQHKQRNSLIWLPTDGDAENFMKSHVEPTIRDIPSLLSLAPWYGKKHRDNTLSMKRFSNGRGFWCLGGKAAKNYREKSVDVAGYDELAAFDEDIEKEGSPTFLGDKRIEGSVWPKSIRGSTPKVRGTCQIERAAKESQHFLRFHVPCPHCGEEQYLKFGDKETPFGFKWTPGEPASVFYLCEHNACVIKQQELDFSEARYICEETGIWTRDGLCWFSSSGTEIDPPDSVTFHIWTAYSPFTTWVQIVKDWVKTKGDTGKRKTFVNTTLGETWEPKIGDRPDSDVMAERKEHFGAAVPERVAYLTAGIDSQLDRYEMRVWGWGPGEESWLIDRQIIMGRHDDEATLLRVDEVINRIYTRQNGVEMTISRICWDIGGIDPTIVYNRSKKHGLFRLIPIKGASVYGKPVASMPRKRNKNGVYLTEVGTDTAKEQIYNRFTLVPKADEPLAGAVHFPNDPEIYDLAEAQQLTAEEQVEKWVDGKKKIVWDSKKRRNEALDCFVYALAALRISISRWQLNLDSLLASLLEEDSGRKNNKTLADYARALSGEE
- a CDS encoding phage head-tail joining protein, whose translation is MATQADLETARAALHDLMMGKRVATVQKDGRKVEFTATSVSDLKKYIADLESQVGSTSRRRGPAGFYV
- a CDS encoding phage portal protein; translation: MRLPALVGPDGKTSLRDYAGYHGGGGGFGGQLRAWNPPSESADAALLPNFSRGNARADDLVRNNGYAANAVQLHQDHIVGSFFRLSHRPSWRFLGIGEEEARAFSREVEAAWKEFAEDDCCCIDAERKRTFTMMIREGVAMHAFNGELCAQATWDSSATRLFRTQFKMVSPKRVSNPNNMGDSRNCRAGVSINDAGAAQGYYVSEDNYPGWMAQKWTYIPRELPGGRPSFIHVFEPLEDGQTRGANLFYSVMEQMKMLDTLQNTQLQSAIVKAMYAATIESELDTQTAMDFILGSDSKDQQSKMTGWLGEMASYYTAAPVRLGGAKVPHLMPGDSLNLQSAQDTDNGYSTFEQSLLRYIAAGLGVSYEQLSRNYSQMSYSTARASANESWAYFMGRRKFVASRQASQMFLCWLEEAVVRRVVTLPSKARFSFQEARSAWGNCDWIGSGRMAIDGLKEVQEAAMLIEAGLSTYEKECAKRGEDYQEIFAQQVRETMERRAAGLTPPAWAASAFKSGLKKSHEEEKDDARAA
- a CDS encoding S49 family peptidase — translated: MTPELRNLPHIASMAFNEPLMLEPAYARVFFCALAGQLGITRLTDTVSGATLGAEQIAEPLALFGDDEEVGPRTARSYQITNGIAVLPVSGTLVSKTRSLQPYSGMTGYNAIIARLQQAMSDPGVDGILLDMDTPGGMVAGAFDCADIIARMRDIKPIWALANDMNCSAGQLIASAASRRLVTQTARTGSIGVMMAHSNYGAALKTQGVEVTLIYSGDHKVDGNPYEKLPKDVRDDFQTRIDATRRMFAEKVASYTGMSVQSVLDTEAAVFSGQESVDAGLAEELVNNTDALNVMRESLNKRKTITPGGNMEKVTTASAAAANAIQATAPAEPTNTVESVAAVVASPAEVSARVAAAVSAENGRIMGILNCDEAKGRESQARALAETPGMTVESAQRILAAAPQSAQARSDTALDRLMETAPGALSTGNASAGAGDDLLNTPV
- a CDS encoding head decoration protein; this translates as MATTEVFTHLQPLGNSDPAHTAYAPGELTASTPAMTPLMLDADTGKLTVWDGTHAGAACGILAVAADQSSVELAFYKSGSFRIEDVLWPSTVTDEHIKRNAFTGTAVSII
- a CDS encoding tyrosine-type recombinase/integrase, with the translated sequence MAGENKLSDKALKGYLGKPREKQVTVADGKGLSVRVSTKGAVSFVFFYRLAGGLTAPVWLTLGKYPDMSLKQAREKRDECRAWLADKRDPRIQIKIQAEERLKPVTVEDALNYWYENYCKVRRKTHAVTLGRFRKHIFPYIGHLPVNDTHLYEWLDCFDRIKRTAPVMAAYVFSDTKLALRFCRVRQYATCDALKDLRMTDVGQVAGKRDRVLSENELGQLWKAIFVEPDIKLMSEYTRKMFVLCTIFGCRMSEARLSEWNEWDRECWIWTVPKEHSKTGVEIIRPVPEVLRQWITDIHEETKHTGYVLGSLRIRESVSKIGGKIGKRLGHEKQWSLHDLRRTLSTHLTDLGTEFHVVEQLLGHALPGVAGVYNRSKFMLKKLEALELWSTYLNSISDADSNVTILKQKVG
- a CDS encoding helix-turn-helix transcriptional regulator — its product is MKKIAVVDKKGLEYIPNIDRMIREKECRELTTLANSTRWKLEKEGKFPKRIKIGATAVAYRLSEIQAWIRGEWQIQI